A single genomic interval of uncultured Desulfobulbus sp. harbors:
- a CDS encoding peptidoglycan DD-metalloendopeptidase family protein: protein MKRFCLVITCVLVCTRCAYADSRISQNDAISIGKLRFGINDQELLLKQSGQQEQQLLDELARLHQEILAHHQKIAALTDKIDEQQRILQIKEQEMISLMRQNESLRNNLMKRLKAYYVMGRNGFFTIAFSGTPLPELLRSQDAFGSLVTYDQELFKEYRQSITEIKRVTEAKTLEKTMLEKFLADADQENTALKKTSAEKNELLKRVQAQKGLYQLALKEMHKAERELEAHLRNREQPSSPPLTGTFVDNKGLLQPPLWGEVVRRFHQPDTDDDPTFENGITIKTPANTEVYAVFSGTVLFAGPMLGYGNMVIIDHRQQYYSVSARLGQLRVRPKQTISPGQIIGATGKNSDRRGGEFYFEIRRDAVAEDPLTWLSPGSLALP, encoded by the coding sequence ATGAAACGGTTTTGTCTCGTCATCACCTGTGTCCTGGTCTGTACCCGATGCGCCTATGCAGATTCACGGATCTCCCAGAACGATGCCATCTCCATCGGCAAACTGCGTTTCGGCATCAACGACCAGGAACTCTTGCTCAAACAGAGTGGGCAACAAGAACAACAACTGCTCGACGAACTGGCCCGTCTTCACCAAGAGATCCTTGCGCATCACCAAAAAATCGCGGCGCTCACGGACAAGATAGATGAGCAGCAGCGGATTCTCCAGATCAAAGAGCAGGAGATGATCAGCCTCATGCGGCAAAACGAGAGCCTGCGCAACAATCTGATGAAACGGCTCAAGGCCTACTACGTGATGGGCCGCAACGGCTTTTTCACCATCGCCTTTTCTGGCACCCCCCTGCCCGAGTTGCTCCGCTCCCAGGACGCCTTCGGCTCGCTGGTGACCTATGACCAGGAGCTGTTCAAGGAATACCGGCAGAGTATCACCGAGATCAAGCGGGTCACGGAGGCAAAGACCCTGGAAAAGACCATGCTGGAGAAGTTCCTCGCCGATGCGGATCAGGAAAATACGGCCCTGAAAAAAACCTCTGCGGAAAAAAACGAGCTCCTCAAACGGGTGCAGGCACAAAAAGGCTTGTATCAGTTGGCTCTCAAGGAGATGCACAAGGCAGAACGCGAGCTCGAGGCACATCTTCGCAACAGGGAGCAGCCTTCTTCTCCCCCGCTGACAGGCACCTTTGTAGACAACAAAGGCCTGTTGCAGCCGCCGCTCTGGGGCGAGGTCGTTCGCCGGTTTCATCAACCGGATACGGACGACGACCCCACCTTTGAAAACGGCATAACCATCAAAACCCCGGCCAACACCGAGGTGTACGCCGTCTTCAGCGGTACGGTCCTCTTCGCCGGCCCCATGCTCGGCTACGGCAACATGGTCATCATCGATCACCGCCAGCAATACTATTCGGTCAGCGCCCGCCTGGGACAACTCCGCGTGCGGCCGAAACAAACCATCAGCCCAGGTCAGATTATCGGCGCCACCGGGAAAAACAGTGATCGCCGCGGCGGCGAATTTTACTTTGAAATCCGTCGCGACGCCGTTGCGGAAGATCCGTTGACCTGGCTGAGTCCCGGCAGCCTTGCCTTGCCCTGA
- the era gene encoding GTPase Era has protein sequence MNTISHRSGVTAIIGPPNAGKSTLLNHLLQLKIAIVTPKPQTTRNRIMGIVTGENYQMILLDTPGLHKAREEMNRQMVRVAFESLAEADVVLFLVDATDMLAKKLEQRAEEYKGYLDQITTPVVLALNKVDLLEPTQLLPVMEWYGALHPFSAIVPISALQGSGVDIVTDELVRHLPEGPQYYPDDLPTDATERFIASEIIREKVFLLTRDEVPYSTAVVIDSFEEGQPVVIHATILVERSSQKGILVGQKGQMLATIRKQATADIEHLLGCRVRLHLWIKVRKNWTGNQTILKDLGLA, from the coding sequence TTGAACACCATCAGCCATCGCTCCGGGGTGACCGCAATTATCGGCCCGCCCAATGCCGGTAAGTCGACATTGCTCAACCACCTGTTGCAACTCAAGATCGCCATCGTCACTCCCAAGCCGCAAACCACCCGCAACCGGATCATGGGGATTGTCACCGGCGAAAACTACCAGATGATTCTGCTCGATACCCCCGGTCTGCACAAGGCGCGGGAGGAGATGAACCGGCAGATGGTCCGGGTGGCGTTTGAGAGCCTTGCAGAGGCGGACGTGGTGCTCTTTCTGGTCGATGCGACCGACATGCTGGCCAAGAAGCTGGAACAGCGGGCGGAAGAGTATAAGGGCTACCTGGACCAAATCACCACGCCGGTGGTTTTGGCGCTCAACAAGGTCGACCTGCTCGAGCCGACGCAGCTGCTGCCGGTGATGGAGTGGTACGGCGCGCTTCATCCCTTCAGCGCCATTGTCCCCATCTCCGCCTTGCAGGGAAGCGGCGTCGATATCGTCACCGACGAGTTGGTGCGGCATCTGCCCGAAGGACCGCAGTATTACCCCGACGATCTGCCCACCGATGCCACCGAGCGGTTCATCGCCTCGGAAATCATCCGGGAAAAGGTGTTTCTCCTCACCCGGGACGAGGTGCCCTATTCAACGGCGGTGGTGATCGACAGTTTCGAGGAGGGACAACCGGTAGTGATCCATGCCACCATCTTGGTGGAACGCAGTTCCCAGAAGGGGATCCTGGTCGGCCAGAAGGGACAGATGCTGGCAACGATCCGCAAGCAGGCCACCGCCGATATCGAGCACCTGCTCGGCTGCCGGGTGCGATTGCATCTGTGGATCAAGGTGCGAAAAAACTGGACCGGTAACCAGACCATTCTCAAGGACCTGGGCCTGGCCTAG
- the hemB gene encoding porphobilinogen synthase — translation MVFPEYRPRRMRQSETFRSMIRETRLAAEQMIYPLFVLPGKGIREEVPSMPGVFRLSVDQLAKEAKECLALGVRSVILFGLPEKKDALGSGAYAKNGIIQQAIRELKNKAAEMTVVTDVCLCEYTDHGHCGCLVGETVDNDATLELLAKTALSHAQAGADMVAPSDMMDGRISEIRSTLDEESYHMVPIMSYAVKYASAFYGPFRDAAECAPQFGDRRSYQMDPANSREALREATLDVEEGADILMVKPALAYLDIISRLHDEFDLPVAAYQVSGEYAMIKAAAEKGWIDGEKVMAESLISIRRAGADMILTYFAKEMAKLLRANQG, via the coding sequence ATGGTTTTCCCAGAATATCGTCCGCGTAGAATGCGCCAGTCAGAGACCTTTCGCTCCATGATCCGCGAGACCCGGCTGGCTGCCGAACAGATGATCTATCCCCTTTTCGTGCTTCCTGGAAAAGGGATACGCGAGGAGGTGCCGTCCATGCCCGGGGTGTTTCGCCTTTCGGTGGACCAGTTGGCCAAGGAGGCCAAGGAATGCCTTGCCCTGGGCGTGCGTTCGGTTATCCTGTTCGGCCTTCCCGAGAAAAAAGACGCCCTGGGTTCGGGTGCCTATGCCAAAAACGGCATTATTCAACAGGCCATCCGCGAGTTGAAAAACAAGGCCGCGGAAATGACGGTTGTGACCGATGTCTGCCTCTGCGAGTACACCGATCACGGCCACTGCGGCTGCCTGGTCGGGGAAACGGTCGATAACGATGCCACCCTGGAACTCCTGGCCAAGACCGCCCTCTCCCATGCCCAGGCCGGTGCCGACATGGTGGCACCCTCTGACATGATGGATGGCCGCATCAGCGAGATCCGTTCGACCCTGGACGAGGAGTCCTATCACATGGTGCCGATAATGTCCTATGCGGTCAAGTATGCCTCCGCCTTTTACGGCCCCTTTCGCGACGCCGCCGAGTGCGCCCCGCAGTTCGGCGATCGGCGGTCCTACCAGATGGATCCGGCCAACAGCCGCGAGGCCCTGCGCGAGGCCACCCTGGATGTGGAGGAAGGTGCGGACATTCTCATGGTCAAGCCGGCCTTGGCCTATCTCGATATCATCAGCCGGCTGCATGACGAATTCGACCTGCCGGTGGCCGCCTACCAGGTCAGCGGCGAGTATGCCATGATCAAGGCGGCCGCGGAAAAGGGCTGGATTGATGGCGAGAAGGTGATGGCCGAAAGCCTGATCTCAATCCGGCGCGCCGGTGCGGATATGATTCTGACCTACTTTGCCAAGGAGATGGCCAAACTGCTGCGAGCCAACCAAGGCTGA
- a CDS encoding sigma-54 dependent transcriptional regulator, with protein MPETILIIDDEKAICESLGGILSDEGFVPLLAPTAEEGLQILDEKDIHLVLLDIWLPGMDGLEALKLIKQRFSLPVIMISGHGTIETAVQATRIGAFDFIEKPLSYDKTILAIRKGLQLAQLERDNQALRESRPVLKRITGSSPQVALLRQQIERVAPTDAWVLIRGGHGTGKELVAQTIHRHSQRGKHPMVAVNCAAIPEELIESELFGHVKGAFTGATETKKGKFDLANGSTLFLDEIGDMSLKSQAKVLRILQEQRFERVGGSRTIEVDVRVLAATNKNLEEEIELGNFRADLFYRLNVVPIEVPDLNDRREDIPLLVTDFVSQFSKKGVGVKQFALDALKLLQQHNWPGNVRELRNLVERLVIMTPGDLIEADDVALFLGPPPPDAIPPLGAPATYGDLPFKEARRRFETDYLNAKLAENDGNISKTAEQIGMERSHLHKKVKALGIAVK; from the coding sequence ATGCCTGAAACCATCCTCATCATCGACGACGAAAAAGCCATCTGCGAAAGTCTGGGCGGAATACTCTCCGACGAGGGCTTTGTCCCCCTGCTCGCTCCTACGGCCGAGGAGGGACTGCAGATACTGGATGAAAAGGACATCCATCTGGTGCTGCTGGATATCTGGCTTCCGGGCATGGACGGACTCGAGGCGCTCAAGCTGATCAAACAGCGCTTCAGCCTGCCGGTGATCATGATCTCCGGGCACGGCACCATTGAAACCGCAGTGCAGGCCACCCGCATCGGCGCCTTTGATTTCATCGAGAAACCGCTCTCCTACGACAAAACCATCCTCGCCATCCGCAAAGGCCTGCAGCTTGCCCAGCTGGAGCGGGACAACCAGGCGCTGCGGGAAAGCCGGCCGGTGCTCAAGCGCATCACCGGCAGCAGCCCCCAGGTCGCCCTGCTGCGGCAACAGATTGAACGGGTCGCGCCCACCGATGCCTGGGTGTTGATCCGCGGCGGGCACGGAACCGGCAAGGAGCTGGTGGCCCAGACCATACATCGCCACTCCCAACGCGGCAAACACCCGATGGTGGCGGTCAACTGTGCGGCCATTCCCGAAGAGCTGATCGAATCCGAACTGTTCGGCCACGTCAAGGGCGCCTTTACCGGGGCCACGGAAACCAAGAAGGGTAAATTCGATCTGGCCAACGGTTCCACCCTCTTCCTTGATGAAATCGGCGACATGAGCCTGAAAAGCCAGGCCAAGGTGCTACGCATCCTCCAGGAACAACGCTTTGAACGGGTGGGAGGGTCGCGCACCATCGAAGTCGATGTCCGCGTGCTGGCCGCGACCAACAAGAATCTGGAAGAGGAGATCGAGCTGGGCAACTTCCGCGCCGATCTCTTCTATCGGCTCAACGTGGTGCCGATCGAGGTGCCGGACTTGAACGACCGTCGGGAGGACATCCCCCTGTTGGTTACGGATTTCGTCAGTCAGTTCAGTAAGAAAGGGGTGGGGGTCAAACAGTTCGCCCTTGATGCCCTCAAGCTCCTGCAGCAGCACAACTGGCCAGGCAACGTCCGCGAGCTGCGCAACCTGGTCGAACGGCTGGTGATCATGACACCAGGGGATCTGATTGAAGCAGACGATGTCGCCCTCTTCCTCGGCCCCCCCCCGCCAGATGCTATACCGCCCTTGGGCGCACCCGCGACCTACGGCGACCTCCCCTTCAAGGAGGCCCGACGTCGTTTTGAAACCGACTATCTCAACGCCAAACTGGCGGAAAACGACGGCAACATCTCCAAGACCGCGGAACAGATCGGTATGGAACGCAGCCACCTTCATAAAAAAGTCAAGGCCCTGGGGATAGCGGTCAAATAG
- a CDS encoding RNB domain-containing ribonuclease: MISSGSLIEFIDGGKFHCGFVTGVAEKKIQLVSQNGREMYLAASRVLSVSRNPLALPPTREALTAVLQQAAAERAQLAKTIDLAELWEIIHEDADQDLAPDLFADLLFGSASSDDQHAAFLRAVFADPLYFKFKNGLIATHTPEQVEQLQLQRQREAEKEQLLEQAVSGFQALSQGKNLEGEAWLEREQCLEWLRQSVLFGAEASEDEFIRQVLKKAGLHAPHAGLDLLVQAGIWEPDENLTLLRSDQPIEFDDASQEEALSLREATLDELLADAKRKDLRSLNTLTIDGTFTRDFDDAVHVCRKEGGLIEVGIHITDVSYYVSPKSALFAEARERATSIYFPEGQIPMLPKNLSLDLCSLIQGKIRPAISFLVNFDAQGTLLRSSIVPSIIEVKRQLNYREADSLIDRDPDLKLLNTIRQQLRQQRVDRGALLLSLPDVNLDIRDRQNIQVILSPVDTPSRNLISELMILANGLAAAYMTNREAPGLFRSQPPPRRRIISGVQNSLADIAYQRRFLSRGELTSHPKPHSGLGLNSYTTITSPIRRFLDLAMQHQLSHMIHGRGILFSGEECKTFAGVIQQKLGRANALRQQRHRYWILRYLAPKEGQRLNALVVGIGPKRVNLLLCDCLFDVDLPPNPAFPVDPGDTIRIRLSRVRPMDNVLRVEW, encoded by the coding sequence ATGATCTCCTCCGGCAGCCTTATCGAATTTATTGACGGTGGCAAGTTCCATTGCGGCTTCGTCACCGGCGTTGCCGAAAAAAAGATCCAACTTGTCAGCCAGAACGGCCGCGAGATGTATCTGGCCGCCTCCCGTGTCCTTTCCGTTTCCCGAAATCCCCTGGCCCTGCCCCCGACCCGCGAGGCGCTGACCGCTGTTTTGCAGCAGGCTGCAGCTGAACGCGCCCAACTGGCCAAGACCATCGACCTGGCGGAGTTGTGGGAAATCATCCATGAAGACGCCGACCAGGACTTGGCCCCCGACCTGTTTGCCGACCTGCTGTTCGGCAGCGCCAGCAGTGATGACCAGCATGCGGCCTTTCTCCGCGCCGTCTTTGCCGATCCCCTCTATTTCAAGTTCAAGAACGGCCTCATCGCCACCCACACCCCGGAACAGGTGGAGCAGCTGCAGCTGCAGCGACAGCGCGAGGCGGAAAAGGAGCAACTGCTTGAACAGGCGGTCAGCGGGTTTCAAGCCCTCAGTCAGGGGAAAAACCTGGAGGGCGAGGCCTGGCTTGAGCGGGAGCAGTGTCTTGAGTGGCTGCGTCAATCGGTCCTGTTCGGTGCCGAGGCAAGCGAAGACGAGTTCATCCGCCAGGTCCTGAAAAAGGCCGGGTTGCACGCTCCCCATGCCGGATTGGACCTCCTGGTCCAGGCCGGGATCTGGGAGCCCGACGAAAATCTGACCCTGTTGCGTTCCGACCAGCCCATCGAATTCGACGATGCTAGCCAGGAGGAGGCTCTTTCCCTCAGGGAGGCCACCTTGGACGAGTTGCTCGCCGATGCCAAGCGCAAGGATCTGCGCAGCCTGAACACCCTGACCATCGACGGTACCTTTACCCGAGATTTCGACGATGCGGTCCATGTCTGCCGCAAGGAGGGCGGGCTGATCGAGGTGGGGATCCACATCACCGATGTCAGTTACTATGTCTCGCCCAAGAGCGCTCTCTTTGCCGAGGCCCGGGAACGCGCAACCTCGATCTATTTCCCCGAGGGGCAGATTCCCATGCTGCCCAAGAACCTCTCCCTCGACCTCTGCAGCCTGATCCAGGGGAAAATTCGTCCGGCCATCAGTTTCCTGGTCAACTTTGACGCCCAGGGTACCCTCCTCCGCAGCTCGATCGTGCCCTCGATCATCGAGGTCAAAAGGCAGCTGAACTACCGCGAGGCCGACAGCCTCATCGACCGCGATCCCGATCTCAAGCTGCTCAACACCATCCGCCAGCAGCTGCGCCAACAGCGGGTCGATCGCGGTGCGCTTCTGCTGTCGCTGCCGGATGTCAACCTCGACATCCGCGATCGCCAGAATATCCAGGTCATCCTCAGCCCGGTGGATACGCCCTCGCGCAACCTGATCTCCGAACTGATGATCCTGGCCAACGGCCTGGCCGCGGCCTACATGACCAACCGAGAGGCGCCGGGCCTGTTCCGCTCGCAGCCGCCGCCCAGACGACGGATCATCTCCGGGGTGCAGAACAGCTTGGCGGATATCGCCTACCAGCGAAGATTCCTTTCCCGCGGCGAGCTGACCTCCCATCCCAAACCGCACAGCGGCCTGGGTCTCAACAGCTACACCACCATCACCTCCCCCATACGCCGATTTCTCGACCTGGCCATGCAGCACCAGTTGAGCCACATGATCCACGGTCGGGGCATCCTCTTCTCCGGCGAGGAATGCAAGACCTTTGCCGGGGTGATTCAGCAGAAACTCGGCCGGGCCAACGCACTGCGCCAGCAGCGGCACCGCTACTGGATTCTGCGCTATCTTGCCCCGAAAGAGGGGCAACGACTCAATGCACTGGTCGTCGGCATTGGCCCCAAACGGGTCAACCTGCTGCTCTGCGATTGCCTCTTTGATGTGGACCTGCCGCCCAACCCGGCCTTTCCCGTTGATCCCGGGGATACGATTCGTATCCGCCTCTCCCGGGTTCGCCCGATGGACAATGTCCTGCGGGTCGAATGGTAG
- a CDS encoding ATP-binding protein: protein MLTAEQRKKKQRLIRAVIGCCLLLIPFLGYIQRSLLSGDLSLPLSSTVLIFALININGLLLLLMLYLVLRNLVELAFERNQRLLGSRLRTRLVISFISLSLIPTAILFIIALRFVSTSMDYWFNARVEESLQASLQLAQNTLHQSQEQVKYLGKHFAALLENGLVDLNDQQALERFFTTSMVSGLPASPDSLMLLNPQHEQLVAIRGPRLQQIASPSLPSEALRLTADTDQIELVTRRTTIGELLQAIVPIRVRYDQEQTWFLITSLLLPSAQLETMQAISEGITGYQQMIMLKAPIKFSLIIMLLIITLLILFGAIWFGFYIARGLTGPINKLAEATKRVADGDVEFIVEKETDDEMGMLIDSFNSMTAEILASNRQLAQTHRALENSNEISEQRRRYLETILKNVAAGVIALDENNRITTINRFAEELLAIRPESFIGRNFHQALPKQHAQIVESFLRELLHSGKATIERHLRITIRRGEALSLQVNATRMIDERQQPIGFVFVFDNLTNLEKAQRLAAWQEVARRIAHEIKNPLTPIQLSAQRLRKRYLETIPDNRDIFDQCTATIINQVEEIKNLVSEFSDFARMPQLHKERKDLGRLVREMVLLYQEAHKHLAISCDIDPRLPEFLFDAVQIKRVLINLLDNAVSVMGKEGHISVSLGFGQDDATARLEVADNGPGMSDEVKLRVFEPYFSTRKTGTGLGLAIAQTIVHEHGGLIRASDNLPAGAVFAVELPLQT, encoded by the coding sequence ATGCTGACCGCGGAACAGAGAAAGAAAAAACAACGGTTGATCCGTGCTGTCATTGGCTGCTGCCTGCTGCTTATTCCTTTTTTAGGATATATTCAGCGCAGCCTGCTCAGCGGCGACCTCTCCCTGCCGCTTTCGAGCACCGTCCTCATCTTTGCCCTGATCAATATCAACGGGCTGCTCCTGCTGCTCATGCTCTACCTAGTGCTGCGCAACCTGGTGGAGCTGGCCTTCGAGCGCAATCAGCGCCTGCTCGGCTCCAGGCTGCGAACCCGTCTGGTAATCAGTTTTATTTCCCTCTCCCTCATTCCCACGGCCATTCTCTTTATCATAGCACTGCGCTTCGTGTCCACCTCCATGGATTACTGGTTCAATGCCCGGGTGGAAGAGTCCCTGCAGGCCTCCCTGCAGCTGGCGCAGAACACCCTGCACCAGAGCCAGGAACAGGTCAAGTACCTGGGCAAGCACTTTGCCGCACTCCTGGAAAACGGGCTGGTCGATCTCAACGATCAGCAGGCCCTGGAACGGTTCTTCACCACCAGTATGGTCTCCGGCCTTCCGGCCTCACCCGACAGCCTGATGCTGCTCAATCCCCAGCACGAGCAGCTTGTGGCCATTCGAGGGCCGCGGCTGCAGCAGATTGCCTCGCCTTCCCTGCCCTCAGAGGCCCTTCGCCTGACCGCCGACACCGATCAAATCGAACTGGTGACCCGACGGACCACCATCGGCGAACTCCTCCAGGCCATCGTCCCGATCCGGGTGCGGTACGACCAGGAGCAGACCTGGTTTCTCATCACCAGCCTGCTCCTGCCCTCGGCACAGCTGGAGACCATGCAGGCCATCTCCGAGGGCATCACCGGTTATCAGCAGATGATCATGCTCAAGGCACCGATCAAGTTCAGCCTGATCATCATGCTGTTGATCATCACCCTCTTGATCCTCTTTGGGGCCATATGGTTCGGTTTCTACATTGCCCGAGGACTGACCGGCCCAATCAACAAACTGGCCGAGGCCACCAAGAGGGTCGCGGACGGGGACGTGGAATTCATCGTCGAGAAGGAGACCGATGACGAGATGGGCATGCTGATCGACTCCTTCAACTCCATGACCGCGGAGATCCTCGCCTCCAACCGGCAGCTGGCCCAGACCCATCGGGCTCTTGAAAACAGCAACGAGATCTCCGAGCAGCGGCGGCGCTACCTGGAGACGATCCTCAAAAACGTCGCTGCCGGCGTTATCGCCCTGGACGAAAACAACCGCATCACCACCATCAACCGTTTTGCCGAAGAGTTGCTCGCGATTCGTCCAGAGTCCTTTATCGGGCGCAATTTTCATCAAGCCCTGCCCAAACAGCATGCCCAGATTGTCGAGAGTTTTTTACGCGAACTCCTGCATAGCGGCAAGGCGACCATCGAGCGCCACCTGCGGATCACCATCCGCCGGGGTGAGGCCTTGAGCCTGCAGGTCAACGCCACCCGCATGATCGATGAACGGCAGCAGCCGATCGGGTTCGTCTTTGTGTTCGACAACCTCACCAACCTGGAAAAGGCGCAACGGTTGGCTGCCTGGCAGGAGGTTGCCCGGCGCATTGCCCATGAGATCAAAAATCCGCTCACCCCGATCCAGCTCTCGGCCCAACGGTTGCGCAAGCGCTACCTGGAGACCATCCCGGATAATCGCGATATTTTCGACCAGTGCACAGCCACTATCATCAACCAGGTGGAGGAGATCAAAAACCTGGTGAGCGAATTCTCCGACTTTGCCCGCATGCCGCAACTGCACAAGGAACGCAAGGACCTGGGCCGCCTGGTCCGCGAGATGGTCCTGCTCTACCAGGAAGCCCACAAGCACCTCGCCATCAGCTGCGACATCGACCCAAGGCTGCCGGAGTTTCTTTTTGATGCGGTGCAGATCAAACGGGTGCTGATCAATCTGTTGGATAACGCGGTCTCGGTGATGGGAAAGGAAGGGCATATTTCAGTGAGCCTAGGGTTCGGCCAGGACGACGCCACCGCCCGGCTTGAAGTGGCGGACAACGGACCAGGTATGAGCGACGAGGTCAAGCTGCGGGTTTTCGAACCCTACTTCTCCACCCGCAAAACAGGAACCGGCTTGGGCCTGGCCATTGCCCAAACCATTGTCCACGAGCACGGCGGCCTCATTCGAGCAAGCGACAACCTCCCCGCAGGCGCGGTCTTTGCGGTTGAGCTGCCGCTTCAGACCTGA
- a CDS encoding DUF4390 domain-containing protein has product MGTYESIKIEAALLASFYHTMKQRHLPLLLLCGFLLVIHPGMAWSAREIAPEIKDIIVTTSDADLLLFATVKNGFTQEMVQEVQSGTPIVFTFNLELVKTSDHWLDTSLVETAVTHTLSYDPLLQEYRIAFSNLPNKAMTTKDLEQAKKLMAELNGVKVIALANLVPDAPYAIHFKVVLKKGSLPLGMQKILPFSSLWNFETDWRTIEFRY; this is encoded by the coding sequence ATGGGTACTTACGAGTCCATCAAGATCGAGGCCGCCCTTCTCGCGTCCTTTTACCATACGATGAAACAACGACACCTACCACTGCTGCTCCTCTGTGGCTTCCTTCTGGTCATCCATCCCGGCATGGCCTGGTCCGCCAGGGAGATCGCCCCGGAAATAAAAGATATTATCGTCACCACCTCCGATGCCGATCTCTTACTGTTTGCCACGGTGAAAAACGGCTTCACCCAGGAGATGGTCCAAGAGGTCCAATCCGGAACCCCGATCGTTTTCACCTTCAATCTGGAGTTGGTCAAAACCAGCGATCACTGGCTGGATACCAGTCTGGTAGAAACGGCGGTGACCCATACCCTGAGTTACGATCCCCTGCTGCAGGAATACCGGATCGCCTTTTCCAACCTGCCGAACAAAGCAATGACGACCAAGGACCTGGAGCAGGCAAAAAAACTGATGGCCGAACTCAATGGCGTCAAGGTGATCGCGCTTGCCAACCTGGTTCCCGATGCCCCCTATGCGATCCACTTCAAGGTGGTGCTCAAGAAAGGGTCCCTGCCCCTGGGGATGCAGAAAATCCTTCCCTTCTCTTCGCTCTGGAATTTCGAAACCGACTGGCGCACCATCGAATTCCGCTACTGA
- a CDS encoding S41 family peptidase has translation MTRPILTFFVCCFFAVSTVHAENGKQERDLYRDLETFANVLTLIQQYYVDEVNSSKVINGAINGMLGSLDPHSAYMTAEDFKALEEETSGSFTGIGIEISVRDGVLTAVAPIEGTPADKQGIKPGDQIIRINGELTKTMTLMDAVKKLRGEVGTKVTITIHRTEWKEPKDYVLTREAIPLISVNSMELEPGFGYIRISNFQTSTTKDTLDALNNLRKKRPLQGLILDLRNNPGGLLDQAVKVSDIFLDKGVIVTTRGRYKEEQMIFEAHPDGQPNDFTMVVLVNSGSASGSEIVAGALQDHKRAIILGTTTFGKGSVQTVLPLPEGAGLRLTTAKYYTPSGDSIQATGIKPDMVVPLNPYLADSKEKTDTPVQATATVREKDLPNHLKNETLGPGKRPAKEKEVGNQEENFQRVDEIQQVSKRLEQDNQLRTALIILKSLHFAADQRKGKK, from the coding sequence ATGACACGCCCAATACTCACTTTCTTTGTCTGTTGTTTTTTCGCGGTATCCACTGTCCATGCCGAAAACGGTAAACAAGAACGGGACCTCTACCGGGACCTGGAAACCTTTGCCAACGTGTTGACCCTGATCCAGCAGTACTATGTGGACGAGGTGAACAGCAGCAAGGTGATCAATGGGGCGATAAACGGCATGCTCGGCTCGCTGGACCCCCACTCGGCCTACATGACCGCGGAGGATTTCAAGGCCCTGGAAGAGGAAACCTCCGGCAGTTTCACCGGTATCGGCATAGAGATTTCCGTCCGTGACGGGGTCCTCACCGCTGTGGCCCCCATCGAGGGCACGCCGGCGGACAAGCAGGGGATCAAGCCGGGCGATCAGATCATCCGCATAAATGGCGAGCTGACCAAAACCATGACCTTGATGGATGCGGTGAAAAAGCTGCGGGGCGAGGTCGGCACCAAAGTCACCATCACCATCCATCGGACCGAGTGGAAGGAACCCAAGGATTATGTCCTGACCCGTGAAGCCATTCCCCTGATCTCGGTCAACTCCATGGAACTGGAGCCGGGATTTGGCTACATCCGCATCTCCAACTTTCAGACCTCTACCACCAAGGATACCCTGGACGCGCTGAACAATTTGCGCAAAAAACGGCCCCTGCAGGGGCTGATCCTGGACCTGCGCAACAATCCGGGCGGACTGCTTGACCAGGCGGTCAAAGTTTCCGACATCTTTCTCGACAAGGGCGTCATCGTCACCACCAGGGGGCGCTACAAGGAAGAACAGATGATCTTCGAGGCCCACCCCGACGGGCAGCCCAACGATTTCACCATGGTGGTCTTGGTCAACAGCGGCAGCGCCAGCGGCTCGGAGATCGTGGCCGGAGCGTTGCAAGACCACAAGCGGGCCATCATTCTCGGCACGACCACCTTTGGCAAGGGGTCGGTGCAAACCGTGCTGCCGCTGCCGGAGGGAGCCGGACTGCGTCTGACCACAGCCAAGTACTACACCCCCAGCGGCGACTCCATTCAGGCCACCGGCATCAAGCCGGACATGGTGGTCCCCCTGAATCCGTATCTTGCCGACAGCAAGGAAAAAACCGACACCCCTGTGCAAGCAACGGCCACGGTCCGCGAAAAGGACCTGCCCAACCATTTGAAAAACGAGACCCTTGGTCCGGGAAAGCGGCCCGCCAAGGAAAAAGAGGTGGGGAATCAGGAGGAGAACTTCCAGCGGGTCGACGAAATCCAGCAGGTCAGCAAGCGCCTGGAACAGGACAACCAGTTGCGCACAGCGCTGATCATCCTCAAAAGTCTCCACTTTGCCGCTGATCAGCGCAAAGGGAAAAAGTAA